The following coding sequences lie in one Syngnathoides biaculeatus isolate LvHL_M chromosome 16, ASM1980259v1, whole genome shotgun sequence genomic window:
- the LOC133515003 gene encoding GRB2-related adapter protein 2-like isoform X2 has protein sequence MEARGKYDFTATTAGELNFKKDDVVKILSTHGEWYKAEMDGREGFVPKNYMNVTTPAWFQENATRGAAEKILSAKPIGAFVIRGCQSSPGNFSISVKHECDVQHFKVIRDEGGHYFLWVERFTSLNKLVDFYKTSSISKTTNIVLNDGTDATRTPGTQLARGHGCEERIKSVTQSGRRSPIGSARAPDTTQLCQRTPPQQVLALYNFNAEEDDELSFSAGDIINITDASDPAWWTGRCGGRKGLFPANYTKPL, from the exons ATGGAGGCGAGAGGAAAGTACGACTTTACGGCGACAACAGCAGGCGAGCTAAACTTTAAGAAAGACGACGTAGTCAAG ATTTTAAGCACGCACGGCGAGTGGTACAAAGCCGAGATGGACGGACGTGAAGGCTTTGTGCCCAAAAACTACATGAACGTGACCACACCAGC GTGGTTCCAGGAGAATGCCACTCGTGGTGCAGCGGAAAAAATCCTCAGCGCCAAACCCATCGGAGCCTTTGTTATCCGAGGATGCCAAAGTTCACCTGGAAATTTCTCCATCTCTGTCAA gcatgagtgCGATGTGCAGCACTTCAAGGTCATCCGTGACGAAGGGGGTCACTACTTCCTGTGGGTTGAGAGGTTCACATCCCTCAACAAGCTAGTGGACTTCTACAAAACTTCTTCCATCTCCAAGACAACTAACATCGTCCTCAACGACGGCACCGATGCCACTAGAACACCCGGCACTCAATTG GCAAGGGGGCATGGCTGTGAGGAGCGCATCAAGAGTGTCACTCAATCAGGAAGAAGAAGCCCAATCGGTTCTGCTCGAGCTCCTGACACTACCCAGCTCTGCCAG AGGACGCCGCCGCAGCAGGTTTTGGCTTTGTACAACTTCAACGCAGAAGAAGACGATGAATTGAGCTTCTCTGCTGGCGACATCATCAATATCACCGATGCCTCCGACCCGGCTTGGTGGACAGGGCGGTGCGGTGGAAGGAAAGGACTCTTTCCGGCAAACTACACCAAACCGCTATGA
- the LOC133515003 gene encoding GRB2-related adapter protein 2-like isoform X1, whose amino-acid sequence MEARGKYDFTATTAGELNFKKDDVVKILSTHGEWYKAEMDGREGFVPKNYMNVTTPAWFQENATRGAAEKILSAKPIGAFVIRGCQSSPGNFSISVKHECDVQHFKVIRDEGGHYFLWVERFTSLNKLVDFYKTSSISKTTNIVLNDGTDATRTPGTQLARGHGCEERIKSVTQSGRRSPIGSARAPDTTQLCQQRTPPQQVLALYNFNAEEDDELSFSAGDIINITDASDPAWWTGRCGGRKGLFPANYTKPL is encoded by the exons ATGGAGGCGAGAGGAAAGTACGACTTTACGGCGACAACAGCAGGCGAGCTAAACTTTAAGAAAGACGACGTAGTCAAG ATTTTAAGCACGCACGGCGAGTGGTACAAAGCCGAGATGGACGGACGTGAAGGCTTTGTGCCCAAAAACTACATGAACGTGACCACACCAGC GTGGTTCCAGGAGAATGCCACTCGTGGTGCAGCGGAAAAAATCCTCAGCGCCAAACCCATCGGAGCCTTTGTTATCCGAGGATGCCAAAGTTCACCTGGAAATTTCTCCATCTCTGTCAA gcatgagtgCGATGTGCAGCACTTCAAGGTCATCCGTGACGAAGGGGGTCACTACTTCCTGTGGGTTGAGAGGTTCACATCCCTCAACAAGCTAGTGGACTTCTACAAAACTTCTTCCATCTCCAAGACAACTAACATCGTCCTCAACGACGGCACCGATGCCACTAGAACACCCGGCACTCAATTG GCAAGGGGGCATGGCTGTGAGGAGCGCATCAAGAGTGTCACTCAATCAGGAAGAAGAAGCCCAATCGGTTCTGCTCGAGCTCCTGACACTACCCAGCTCTGCCAG CAGAGGACGCCGCCGCAGCAGGTTTTGGCTTTGTACAACTTCAACGCAGAAGAAGACGATGAATTGAGCTTCTCTGCTGGCGACATCATCAATATCACCGATGCCTCCGACCCGGCTTGGTGGACAGGGCGGTGCGGTGGAAGGAAAGGACTCTTTCCGGCAAACTACACCAAACCGCTATGA
- the LOC133514475 gene encoding somatostatin receptor type 5-like: MEAEAENTSSPFQDLPLLLNVTNVTTSDDDSGPGVGGILIPLIYMIVCVIGLGGNTLVIHIVLHHSKMESVTNMYILNLAIADELFMLGLPFLAVQNSLQAWPFGSFMCRLVMTVDSINQFTSIFCLTVMSVDRYVAVGHPVHSARWRRPRVAKVVNGTVWALSFLVVLPVVVFANIHKTGGTCNILWPAPAKVWRAAFIVYTSTVGFLCPLLIICLCYLLIVFKVRSSAKKVHVASAKRRKSERKVTRMVVIVVAVFVLCWFPFYALNVLNLLVALPGEYQGLYYFVVVLGYANSCANPVVYGFMSDNFKRGFRKALCRATRKVENHHQDHQDTQNQVPQEGSKPAPVPRESLRRGLREDDDISEMMQVFRNGQNGITDCPSQSLEPLLADHEAAEISSQGKTLDLRSTDLSRRDLVAGEASLS; the protein is encoded by the exons ATGGAGGCAGAGGCGGAGAACACCAGCTCCCCATTCCAGGACCTTCCTCTCCTACTGAACGTCACCAATGTGACGACTTCGGACGATGATTCGGGTCCCGGTGTTGGGGGCATCCTCATCCCTCTTATCTACATGATTGTTTGCGTAATCGGTCTGGGTGGGAATACACTGGTTATCCACATTGTCCTGCATCACTCCAAGATGGAATCCGTGACAAACATGTACATCCTCAACTTGGCCATCGCCGATGAGCTCTTCATGCTGGGCCTTCCCTTCCTGGCTGTGCAGAACTCCCTGCAGGCGTGGCCGTTCGGGTCGTTCATGTGCCGCCTAGTGATGACGGTGGACTCCATCAACCAGTTCACCAGCATTTTCTGCCTGACCGTCATGAGTGTAGACCGCTACGTGGCGGTGGGGCACCCCGTCCACTCGGCCCGGTGGCGCCGGCCCCGCGTCGCCAAGGTAGTCAATGGCACCGTGTGGGCGCTCTCTTTCTTAGTGGTCCTGCCTGTGGTGGTGTTCGCCAACATCCATAAAACAGGCGGAACCTGCAACATCCTGTGGCCGGCCCCAGCCAAGGTGTGGAGGGCGGCATTCATCGTCTACACATCCACAGTGGGCTTCCTGTGTCCCCTGCTCATCATTTGCCTCTGCTACCTGCTCATCGTCTTCAAG GTGCGGAGCTCGGCCAAGAAGGTCCATGTTGCCTCTGCCAAGCGCCGCAAATCGGAGCGCAAGGTAACCCGCATGGTGGTGATTGTGGTGGCAGTCTTTGTCTTGTGCTGGTTCCCCTTCTATGCACTTAACGTGCTCAACCTGCTGGTGGCGCTGCCCGGCGAGTACCAAGGGTTGTACTACTTTGTGGTGGTGCTGGGCTACGCCAACAGCTGCGCCAATCCCGTGGTCTACGGCTTCATGTCGGACAACTTCAAGAGGGGTTTCCGTAAAGCCCTCTGTCGTGCCACCCGCAAAGTGGAGAACCATCACCAAGACCACCAGGACACCCAGAACCAGGTGCCACAGGAGGGCAGCAAGCCGGCACCGGTGCCCCGGGAGAGTCTTAGACGAGGACTCCGTGAAGATGACGACATCTCGGAAATGATGCAAGTCTTCAGAAACGGACAAAACGGAATTACAGACTGCCCGTCTCAGAGTCTAGAGCCTTTGTTGGCCGATCACGAGGCTGCGGAAATAAGTTCCCAGGGAAAAACATTGGACCTGAGAAGCACAGATCTCAGTCGGAGGGACCTCGTGGCCGGCGAGGCATCGCTATCGTGA
- the LOC133515003 gene encoding GRB2-related adapter protein 2-like isoform X3: MDGREGFVPKNYMNVTTPAWFQENATRGAAEKILSAKPIGAFVIRGCQSSPGNFSISVKHECDVQHFKVIRDEGGHYFLWVERFTSLNKLVDFYKTSSISKTTNIVLNDGTDATRTPGTQLARGHGCEERIKSVTQSGRRSPIGSARAPDTTQLCQQRTPPQQVLALYNFNAEEDDELSFSAGDIINITDASDPAWWTGRCGGRKGLFPANYTKPL, translated from the exons ATGGACGGACGTGAAGGCTTTGTGCCCAAAAACTACATGAACGTGACCACACCAGC GTGGTTCCAGGAGAATGCCACTCGTGGTGCAGCGGAAAAAATCCTCAGCGCCAAACCCATCGGAGCCTTTGTTATCCGAGGATGCCAAAGTTCACCTGGAAATTTCTCCATCTCTGTCAA gcatgagtgCGATGTGCAGCACTTCAAGGTCATCCGTGACGAAGGGGGTCACTACTTCCTGTGGGTTGAGAGGTTCACATCCCTCAACAAGCTAGTGGACTTCTACAAAACTTCTTCCATCTCCAAGACAACTAACATCGTCCTCAACGACGGCACCGATGCCACTAGAACACCCGGCACTCAATTG GCAAGGGGGCATGGCTGTGAGGAGCGCATCAAGAGTGTCACTCAATCAGGAAGAAGAAGCCCAATCGGTTCTGCTCGAGCTCCTGACACTACCCAGCTCTGCCAG CAGAGGACGCCGCCGCAGCAGGTTTTGGCTTTGTACAACTTCAACGCAGAAGAAGACGATGAATTGAGCTTCTCTGCTGGCGACATCATCAATATCACCGATGCCTCCGACCCGGCTTGGTGGACAGGGCGGTGCGGTGGAAGGAAAGGACTCTTTCCGGCAAACTACACCAAACCGCTATGA